A single genomic interval of Spirosoma linguale DSM 74 harbors:
- a CDS encoding peptidylprolyl isomerase FKBP-type (PFAM: peptidylprolyl isomerase FKBP-type~KEGG: maq:Maqu_0470 peptidylprolyl isomerase, FKBP- type), with amino-acid sequence MSLKNFGKAALLVAVVAACGKNRQQVTENGLKYTIHEQTEGNRKGKVGDILTLHLTLMNNKDSVLRDTHKEGTPFQMLLQVPPFKGSYEEGLTMLGKGDSATFYVSADSLFTKAMQPLPPGVQKGTDIGIAVKILNVQTEDEYKKAQAADFEKQKGVDAKIIENYIAKNGLTGKAQKTESGVYYVVTKPGTGPTPNKGDVVQVHYTGKLLDGKVFDSSRTNPQAGGKPAQFQIGVGMVIPGWEEGVSKLHKGESATLIIPSTLAYGPRGNQGIAPNSVLLFDIELIDIQKGQPGQPGGMPQPGR; translated from the coding sequence ATGTCTCTTAAAAATTTCGGGAAAGCCGCCCTACTCGTCGCTGTTGTAGCGGCCTGCGGTAAAAACCGCCAACAGGTGACGGAAAACGGCCTGAAGTACACCATCCATGAGCAAACCGAAGGGAACCGCAAAGGTAAAGTTGGCGACATTCTGACGCTGCACCTGACCCTGATGAACAACAAAGATTCTGTGCTGCGCGATACGCACAAAGAAGGCACTCCGTTCCAGATGTTGTTGCAGGTACCCCCTTTCAAAGGATCGTATGAAGAAGGGCTGACTATGCTGGGAAAAGGCGATAGCGCAACGTTTTACGTAAGTGCCGATTCGCTGTTTACCAAAGCCATGCAGCCCCTGCCCCCGGGTGTGCAGAAAGGAACCGACATTGGTATTGCGGTAAAAATCCTGAACGTACAGACCGAAGATGAGTATAAGAAAGCACAGGCCGCTGATTTTGAAAAGCAGAAAGGTGTTGACGCGAAAATTATTGAAAACTACATCGCGAAAAACGGCCTGACAGGTAAAGCTCAAAAAACAGAATCGGGCGTCTATTACGTAGTTACCAAGCCGGGCACTGGCCCGACACCTAATAAAGGTGATGTCGTGCAGGTTCATTATACCGGTAAACTGCTGGACGGCAAAGTATTCGATAGCTCACGCACAAACCCACAGGCGGGTGGAAAGCCAGCTCAGTTCCAGATTGGTGTTGGCATGGTTATTCCCGGTTGGGAAGAGGGCGTGAGCAAGCTCCACAAAGGTGAATCGGCTACGTTGATTATTCCTTCAACGCTGGCTTACGGCCCCCGTGGTAACCAGGGTATCGCGCCAAACTCCGTTCTGCTGTTCGATATTGAACTGATCGATATCCAGAAAGGCCAGCCTGGCCAGCCCGGCGGTATGCCGCAGCCCGGCCGGTAA